The Salegentibacter mishustinae genome includes a window with the following:
- the ccsA gene encoding cytochrome c biogenesis protein CcsA, with product MQNKIASVIFSTRIMAVLFVVFAVAMAFGTFIESWYSIETARVLIYNTWWFEAIMVFFVINFAGNIKRYNLHKREKWSSLLIHLSFVLILVGAFITRYISYEGVMPIREGETTNVMLSQKTFLTTFIDGEIDGEPRRRVLQEPVLFAPETENEYVLNTDYNGQPVTIEATNFIYGAKEELVPAEDGINHLKIVEAGGGERHDHYLKEGEVQNIHNVLFSLNEPTEGAINITYNEASGKYTIDSPFEGDYMRMADQKRGDLVKDSTQNLMLRSLYNIGNMQFVIPEPVVKGKYDIVRTPEKADGQSDALTLRVSSEGESKTVTLMGGQGITSEPQKVELAGLEFYLDYGSKEIELPFAIKLNDFIADKYPGTENSYSAFKSKVEIVEEGKENRPYEIYMNHVLDHKGFRFFQASFMPDEKGTILSVNHDFWGTWVTYIGYFLLYLGLMLILFDKGSRFGNLKEMLEKVKDKKKKLTTVLIFFMAAGSMFAQAPEDDHQHAQSAKKEVDSILKSNAVSEEHAAKFGKLVIQDASGRMKPANTYSSELLRKLSKSDEYEGLSSDQVLVSLTQNPMIWYNVPIIYVEKHNDSLHNVLGVDEGEKYLTLSSFFDETGSYKLSPLLEDAYQAAVPNKFQKDFINTDKKVNLLYRALQGKILRIFPIPGDDNNKWVSYPELEDEGVVFKGMDSVYTKQILPLYMTSLSEASETGDYTKANQFLESIKGFQKKFGEEVMPSEDKINAEIAYNKYDIFKNLFWMYMTAGLLMLVFVIVRIFKENSVTKWLVKISGGVIVLLFILHTLGLIARWYISGHAPWSDAYESMIYVGWATMFFGLAFGRKSSLTVASTAFVTSMILMIAHWNWMDPSIANLQPVLDSYWLMIHVSVIVGSYGPFTLGMILGAVALLLMIFTTESNKKKMDLNIKEITIITEMALTVGLVMLTIGNFLGGQWANESWGRYWGWDPKETWALISIMVYAFVIHMRLVPGLRSRWFFNFMAIVAFASIMMTYFGVNFYLAGLHSYASGDKVITPTFIYYAVAIVALLGAVSYWRFQKFYAKKPKKKNEK from the coding sequence ATGCAGAATAAAATAGCGTCTGTCATATTTTCTACACGTATAATGGCAGTCTTGTTTGTGGTCTTTGCCGTGGCCATGGCGTTCGGAACATTTATTGAAAGTTGGTATAGTATTGAAACAGCGAGGGTGTTAATCTACAACACCTGGTGGTTTGAGGCTATAATGGTGTTTTTTGTGATTAATTTCGCCGGAAATATTAAGCGTTATAACCTCCATAAACGCGAAAAATGGTCTTCCCTTTTAATCCACCTATCTTTTGTATTAATCCTGGTTGGCGCGTTCATTACGCGTTATATTAGTTATGAGGGTGTTATGCCAATACGCGAAGGCGAAACTACCAATGTTATGCTTTCCCAAAAAACTTTTCTCACAACCTTTATTGACGGTGAAATTGATGGCGAGCCCAGGCGTAGGGTTTTGCAGGAACCGGTGCTTTTTGCTCCAGAGACTGAAAACGAGTATGTGCTGAATACCGACTATAATGGCCAACCGGTTACTATAGAAGCAACTAATTTTATTTACGGTGCTAAAGAAGAATTGGTACCCGCTGAAGATGGGATAAATCATCTTAAAATTGTTGAAGCAGGAGGTGGGGAACGCCACGATCATTATTTGAAAGAAGGCGAAGTTCAAAATATTCATAATGTTTTGTTTTCATTGAACGAGCCCACCGAAGGTGCTATTAATATCACTTACAATGAAGCAAGTGGGAAATACACCATAGATTCTCCTTTTGAGGGAGATTATATGCGAATGGCTGACCAGAAGCGTGGAGATTTAGTAAAAGATTCTACCCAAAACCTGATGCTTCGCTCTTTATATAATATTGGAAATATGCAATTTGTAATTCCTGAACCGGTGGTAAAAGGGAAATACGATATTGTGAGAACCCCGGAAAAAGCCGACGGCCAATCTGATGCATTAACTTTAAGGGTTTCTTCTGAAGGCGAATCTAAAACTGTCACCTTAATGGGCGGACAGGGAATTACCAGCGAACCCCAAAAGGTAGAACTTGCTGGACTCGAATTTTACCTGGATTACGGCAGTAAAGAAATAGAATTACCATTTGCGATAAAGCTTAATGACTTTATAGCTGACAAATATCCCGGTACAGAAAATAGTTATTCGGCTTTTAAAAGTAAGGTAGAAATAGTCGAAGAAGGAAAAGAGAATAGACCTTATGAAATTTATATGAACCACGTCCTGGATCACAAAGGATTTAGGTTTTTTCAAGCTAGTTTTATGCCAGATGAGAAAGGAACTATTCTTTCTGTAAACCACGATTTCTGGGGAACATGGGTTACCTACATTGGGTATTTTCTACTTTATTTAGGTTTGATGCTTATCCTTTTTGATAAAGGCTCTCGATTTGGAAATCTTAAGGAAATGCTGGAAAAAGTAAAAGACAAAAAGAAAAAGTTAACTACCGTGCTTATTTTCTTTATGGCTGCAGGTTCTATGTTTGCCCAGGCGCCTGAAGATGATCACCAACACGCCCAATCGGCTAAAAAAGAAGTAGATTCTATTCTTAAGAGTAACGCTGTAAGTGAAGAACACGCAGCTAAATTTGGTAAACTGGTAATTCAGGATGCCAGTGGAAGGATGAAACCGGCCAATACTTATTCTTCTGAATTACTTCGGAAATTAAGTAAATCTGATGAATATGAAGGTTTAAGTTCAGATCAGGTTTTGGTCTCGTTAACCCAAAATCCAATGATCTGGTACAATGTTCCAATTATATATGTTGAAAAACATAATGATAGTTTACATAATGTTTTGGGTGTAGATGAAGGGGAAAAGTATTTAACGCTAAGTAGTTTCTTTGATGAAACCGGAAGTTATAAACTCTCACCATTACTGGAAGATGCTTACCAGGCAGCGGTTCCCAATAAATTTCAAAAAGATTTTATCAATACCGATAAAAAAGTGAATTTATTGTATCGTGCGCTTCAGGGCAAAATACTTCGCATTTTCCCAATTCCGGGAGATGATAATAATAAATGGGTTTCTTATCCTGAATTAGAGGATGAAGGCGTGGTTTTTAAAGGAATGGATTCGGTGTATACTAAACAGATTCTTCCCTTGTATATGACCTCACTTTCTGAGGCCAGTGAAACCGGAGATTATACAAAAGCGAATCAATTTCTGGAAAGCATAAAAGGATTTCAGAAGAAATTCGGTGAAGAAGTGATGCCTTCAGAAGATAAGATCAATGCTGAGATCGCTTATAACAAATACGATATTTTTAAGAACCTATTCTGGATGTATATGACAGCCGGACTACTTATGTTGGTGTTTGTTATTGTTAGGATCTTTAAGGAAAATAGTGTTACAAAGTGGCTGGTGAAGATTAGTGGCGGTGTTATTGTACTGCTTTTTATACTGCATACTTTGGGACTAATTGCCCGGTGGTATATTTCTGGACATGCTCCCTGGAGTGATGCTTATGAATCTATGATCTATGTAGGTTGGGCCACCATGTTCTTTGGTTTAGCTTTCGGAAGAAAAAGTAGCTTAACTGTTGCCTCTACGGCTTTTGTAACTTCTATGATTCTAATGATCGCACATTGGAACTGGATGGATCCTTCTATTGCTAATTTACAGCCAGTACTGGATTCTTATTGGTTAATGATTCACGTGTCGGTAATTGTAGGAAGTTATGGTCCTTTTACGCTGGGAATGATCCTTGGTGCTGTGGCCTTACTGCTAATGATTTTCACTACAGAAAGCAATAAAAAGAAAATGGACCTCAATATAAAAGAGATCACCATTATTACTGAAATGGCTTTAACGGTAGGTCTTGTGATGCTTACTATAGGAAACTTCCTTGGAGGACAGTGGGCCAACGAAAGCTGGGGACGCTACTGGGGCTGGGACCCAAAAGAAACCTGGGCTTTAATTAGTATTATGGTATATGCATTTGTTATCCATATGCGTTTAGTTCCAGGGCTTAGAAGTAGATGGTTCTTTAATTTTATGGCTATTGTAGCTTTTGCCAGTATTATGATGACTTATTTTGGGGTAAACTTTTACCTGGCCGGATTACACTCTTATGCTAGCGGAGATAAAGTAATTACACCTACTTTTATTTACTATGCAGTAGCGATAGTAGCATTATTGGGAGCTGTGTCTTACTGGAGATTTCAGAAGTTTTATGCTAAAAAGCCTAAGAAAAAAAATGAAAAGTAA
- a CDS encoding Rossmann-like and DUF2520 domain-containing protein has translation MIEMVILGTGNIAFHLFNAFSESENIRVIQVYNHRQESLKYFSNFTDTTTNIKNLKPAHFYLLALKDDVIPEIAEKLKSYVGIILHTSGAVGLNALDSTTNFGVFYPLQTFSKNKAVDFSKIPVCIEANSAENLEKIRSLASRITIDVREIDSEQRKALHVAAVFVNNFSNHLYSIGAEICAENKIDFSILKPLIAETASKIESLNPLEAQTGPALRNDQKTIETHLAFLSKKHKDIYSLLTQSIQDLHGKKL, from the coding sequence ATGATAGAAATGGTAATTTTAGGCACCGGAAACATAGCTTTTCATTTATTCAATGCCTTTTCTGAGTCGGAAAACATCCGGGTGATCCAGGTTTATAATCACCGGCAGGAAAGCCTGAAATATTTTTCAAATTTTACAGATACCACCACTAATATCAAAAACTTAAAACCTGCTCATTTCTATTTACTTGCTTTAAAAGATGATGTTATTCCTGAAATAGCCGAAAAACTTAAGAGTTATGTTGGTATTATTTTACATACCTCGGGTGCCGTTGGCTTAAATGCATTGGATAGCACAACTAATTTTGGCGTTTTTTATCCATTGCAGACCTTTTCAAAAAATAAGGCAGTAGATTTTTCTAAAATACCGGTTTGCATCGAAGCAAATTCAGCCGAAAATTTAGAAAAAATAAGAAGTCTGGCTTCAAGAATTACAATAGATGTGCGTGAAATTGATTCTGAACAGCGCAAAGCTTTACACGTTGCAGCAGTTTTTGTGAATAATTTCAGTAATCATTTATATTCAATAGGAGCTGAAATTTGTGCAGAGAATAAAATAGACTTCAGCATTTTAAAGCCACTTATAGCAGAAACTGCTTCTAAAATTGAGAGTTTAAATCCACTTGAGGCGCAAACCGGCCCGGCTTTGAGAAATGATCAAAAAACAATTGAAACCCATTTAGCATTTTTATCTAAAAAACATAAGGATATTTACAGTCTTTTAACCCAATCTATTCAAGATTTACATGGAAAAAAATTATAA
- a CDS encoding KdsC family phosphatase: MEKNYKEYLNQINTFVFDVDGVLTDGSIQISTAGELLRTMNIKDGYALKAAKTAGYTVCVISGGKNEGVRKRLRDLGINDIYLGIHDKVEQMDEFFDIYEINAENVLYMGDDIPDYYPMKLVGLPCCPQDAVAEVKEISKYVSHKKGGKGCVRDVIEQVMKVQGKWMDKV; encoded by the coding sequence ATGGAAAAAAATTATAAAGAATACCTAAACCAAATCAACACCTTTGTGTTTGATGTAGATGGTGTACTCACCGATGGCAGCATACAAATTAGCACCGCAGGAGAACTTCTGCGAACTATGAATATTAAAGATGGTTATGCACTTAAAGCAGCAAAAACAGCTGGTTACACGGTTTGCGTTATTTCTGGAGGAAAAAATGAAGGCGTTAGAAAAAGACTAAGAGATCTTGGAATAAACGATATCTATCTGGGTATTCACGATAAAGTGGAACAAATGGATGAGTTCTTTGATATCTATGAGATCAATGCCGAAAATGTACTTTATATGGGAGATGATATTCCAGATTACTACCCAATGAAACTGGTTGGTTTACCGTGCTGCCCCCAGGATGCCGTAGCTGAAGTTAAAGAGATCTCCAAGTACGTTTCTCACAAAAAAGGCGGAAAAGGCTGTGTTCGAGATGTTATAGAGCAAGTGATGAAAGTGCAGGGAAAATGGATGGATAAAGTTTAA
- a CDS encoding DMT family transporter produces MNWILLILAGLFEVGFAFCLGKTKVTTGSSSNLWFAGFLISLSISMLLLYKATQTLPIGTAYAVWTGIGAVGTVLLGIFIFKEPANFWRIFFLSTLIISIVGLKFVSE; encoded by the coding sequence ATGAACTGGATTCTACTTATTCTCGCCGGTCTTTTTGAAGTTGGTTTTGCATTTTGCCTTGGTAAAACGAAGGTGACCACGGGCAGTAGCTCCAACCTTTGGTTTGCAGGTTTTTTAATTTCACTAAGTATAAGTATGCTTTTGCTTTATAAAGCCACACAAACATTACCAATTGGTACAGCCTATGCCGTTTGGACTGGAATTGGCGCGGTAGGAACCGTGTTGCTAGGAATATTTATTTTTAAAGAACCCGCTAATTTTTGGCGTATTTTCTTTCTTAGTACCCTAATAATTTCTATCGTAGGTTTAAAATTTGTTTCAGAATAA
- a CDS encoding geranylgeranylglycerol-phosphate geranylgeranyltransferase: MIAYIRLLRWPNLIFIALSLILIKFSFFEEFGATITLNAFGYALLILATLCIAASGYVINDIYDIQADKINKPQKLIVGNKISEKKSNNLFITLNIIGVAIGFYLANLLGRPAFVAIFIFSSALLYLYASYLKQIPVLGNILISFLVAFVVLLPAVFDLFPSISPQNKKIQSLLFSILLDYAVFAFLVNLLREMVKDQEDTKGDYNVGIKTLPIVLGHSRTNKIIFAIGILPIVAIVYYIYNYLFENTFLVIYSLLFILAPLLYFQVRIWEATKKKDYMHLSLMLKIILFFGLISIGFYQFLL, from the coding sequence ATGATCGCATATATAAGGCTACTAAGGTGGCCGAATCTTATTTTTATAGCCCTAAGCCTAATTCTAATAAAATTTTCATTTTTTGAAGAATTTGGTGCTACAATTACGCTTAACGCGTTCGGCTACGCTTTATTAATTCTGGCGACGCTATGTATCGCGGCTTCAGGTTATGTAATTAATGATATTTATGATATCCAGGCCGATAAAATTAATAAACCCCAAAAGCTGATCGTAGGGAATAAGATTTCAGAGAAAAAATCCAACAACTTGTTTATCACTCTAAATATTATTGGAGTGGCAATAGGTTTTTATTTGGCAAATTTGCTCGGGAGACCTGCCTTTGTAGCGATTTTTATCTTTTCTTCAGCATTACTTTATTTATACGCGAGTTACCTGAAGCAAATTCCGGTTTTAGGGAATATTTTAATAAGTTTCCTCGTAGCTTTTGTAGTGCTATTGCCAGCAGTTTTCGATCTTTTTCCTTCAATTTCCCCGCAAAATAAAAAAATTCAATCTTTATTATTTTCTATTCTACTGGATTATGCTGTGTTTGCATTTTTAGTGAATCTATTGAGAGAAATGGTAAAGGACCAGGAAGATACAAAAGGTGATTACAACGTAGGCATCAAAACCCTGCCTATTGTGCTTGGCCATAGTCGCACTAACAAAATCATTTTTGCGATTGGCATTTTACCTATAGTTGCAATAGTCTATTATATTTATAATTATCTCTTTGAGAATACTTTTCTGGTAATTTACTCGCTACTTTTTATTCTTGCACCCCTCCTCTATTTTCAGGTGCGTATCTGGGAGGCTACGAAGAAAAAAGATTATATGCACTTAAGTTTAATGCTGAAAATTATTTTATTTTTCGGACTCATCTCTATCGGATTTTATCAATTTTTACTCTAA
- a CDS encoding Maf-like protein: MLKELLKNKEIILASGSPRRHQFFKDLDIPFKADVRPVKEVHPDYLQKEEITDFLAQLKAEAFQKELKKDQILITSDTIVYNEGNAMGKPATASEAKEMLRSLSGKTHSVFTSVCFTTHNHQSTVNCETKVSFKELTSGEIDYYVENFKPFDKAGGYAIQEWIGLIGITNLEGSYFNVVGLPTHLVYKELIDLA; the protein is encoded by the coding sequence ATGCTGAAAGAACTTTTAAAAAATAAAGAAATCATTCTTGCATCTGGCTCCCCAAGGAGACATCAATTCTTTAAAGACCTGGACATTCCTTTTAAAGCAGATGTAAGACCGGTTAAAGAAGTTCATCCAGATTACCTTCAAAAAGAAGAAATAACCGATTTTTTAGCGCAATTAAAAGCCGAAGCTTTTCAGAAAGAATTAAAAAAAGATCAAATTCTAATTACCAGCGACACCATTGTTTATAATGAAGGAAACGCAATGGGAAAACCGGCAACGGCATCTGAAGCTAAAGAAATGCTTAGATCACTTTCCGGCAAAACCCATAGTGTCTTTACATCGGTTTGTTTTACTACGCACAATCACCAGTCTACAGTAAATTGTGAGACGAAGGTAAGCTTCAAAGAACTTACCAGCGGTGAAATTGATTATTATGTAGAAAACTTTAAACCTTTTGATAAAGCCGGCGGGTATGCCATTCAGGAATGGATTGGCCTTATCGGGATAACTAACCTGGAAGGAAGTTATTTTAATGTGGTTGGTCTTCCCACTCACCTGGTTTATAAAGAACTAATAGATTTAGCTTAA
- a CDS encoding ferredoxin, with amino-acid sequence MVVITLQRQKCIGCNYCVELAPEQFQMSKKDGKSVLLNAIDKKGFHTLKSPDHSILAPAEAAAAACPVKIIKVKDI; translated from the coding sequence ATGGTAGTCATCACTTTACAGCGCCAAAAATGTATTGGATGCAATTATTGCGTAGAACTAGCTCCTGAACAGTTCCAGATGTCTAAAAAGGATGGAAAATCGGTTTTGCTGAATGCAATTGATAAGAAAGGTTTCCATACCTTAAAATCTCCAGATCATAGCATCCTTGCGCCGGCTGAAGCAGCGGCAGCGGCCTGTCCGGTTAAAATCATCAAAGTGAAAGATATTTAA
- a CDS encoding peptidase U32 family protein, with translation MKTKMELMAPAGNFESLQAALDNGANSVYFGIDQLNMRARASVNFTMEDLPEITRRCEAKNVSTYLTLNTIICDHDLSLIKTLLNKAKEAGVTAVIASDQAVIASAREQGMAVHISTQLNITNIETIKFYSLFAETMVLSRELSLRQVKKITEQIEKNQIKGPSGELVKVEIFGHGALCMAVSGKCYLSLHSDNSSANRGACKQNCRKKYTVIDQETGFEVEIDNKYMMSPKDLCTLDFLDQVMDAGIQILKIEGRGRAPEYVATVTRVYREAIDALDEGTFTSEKVEAWMERLATVYNRGFWSGYYLGQKLGEWSKTSGSQATQKKIYVGKGIHYFPKAGIAEFKIEAYDIKKGDKLLITGPSTGAKEIDLEELYVNETSMLKAIKGDSCTIKVPFRVRLSDKLYKMVEA, from the coding sequence ATGAAGACGAAAATGGAACTTATGGCTCCCGCGGGAAATTTTGAATCCCTGCAGGCGGCTCTTGACAATGGAGCAAATTCAGTTTATTTTGGAATAGACCAACTTAATATGAGGGCAAGAGCTTCTGTAAATTTTACTATGGAAGATCTGCCGGAAATTACCCGTAGGTGTGAAGCGAAGAATGTAAGTACTTATCTTACTCTTAATACAATTATTTGCGACCATGACCTTTCGCTTATCAAAACTCTTTTGAACAAAGCGAAGGAGGCCGGGGTCACGGCTGTGATCGCGTCAGACCAGGCCGTCATTGCCTCGGCAAGAGAACAAGGAATGGCTGTTCATATTTCTACCCAACTTAACATCACTAATATTGAGACGATAAAATTCTACAGTCTTTTCGCCGAAACTATGGTGCTTTCTCGCGAGCTAAGTCTGCGCCAGGTAAAAAAGATTACCGAACAAATTGAAAAAAACCAGATAAAAGGGCCGTCGGGCGAATTGGTTAAAGTTGAGATTTTTGGTCACGGTGCCTTATGTATGGCAGTTTCGGGAAAATGCTATTTAAGTCTGCATTCAGATAATTCTTCGGCAAATCGTGGTGCGTGTAAACAAAATTGCCGTAAAAAATATACAGTTATCGACCAGGAAACCGGTTTTGAGGTCGAGATCGATAATAAGTATATGATGTCACCTAAAGATCTTTGCACGCTTGACTTTCTAGATCAAGTTATGGATGCCGGTATTCAGATACTTAAAATTGAAGGCCGTGGTCGTGCTCCCGAGTATGTAGCTACAGTTACTAGGGTGTATCGGGAAGCTATAGATGCTCTTGATGAAGGTACATTTACTTCAGAAAAAGTAGAAGCCTGGATGGAGCGATTGGCAACGGTATATAATCGTGGTTTCTGGAGCGGTTATTATTTAGGTCAGAAACTGGGAGAATGGAGTAAAACCTCCGGATCTCAGGCTACGCAGAAAAAAATATATGTTGGAAAAGGAATTCATTATTTCCCTAAAGCAGGAATCGCGGAATTTAAGATAGAGGCTTACGATATTAAGAAAGGAGATAAACTTCTAATAACCGGGCCAAGTACCGGAGCTAAAGAAATTGATTTAGAGGAACTTTATGTAAATGAGACCAGCATGCTAAAGGCTATAAAGGGAGATTCCTGCACTATAAAAGTCCCGTTTAGGGTTAGACTTTCTGATAAACTTTATAAAATGGTAGAAGCCTAA
- a CDS encoding mechanosensitive ion channel domain-containing protein, with protein sequence MYEVFSLYRTEISYTVVTVFVLLIVQFLLKKAAHRVGKRSEINFTRTKLMFKYINILILFIAFFLLAIAWGMGLTELSLIFSSVFAVIGVALFAIWSILSNITSGVILFFSFPYKIGDKIKIHDKDLPIEAIIEDIKAFHLHLRTLEGELITYPNNLILQKAVSLVEKDVYLDEDKSSL encoded by the coding sequence ATGTACGAAGTTTTTTCATTGTATAGAACTGAAATCTCCTATACGGTAGTAACAGTTTTCGTTTTATTAATTGTTCAGTTTCTTTTAAAGAAAGCTGCGCATAGAGTTGGAAAACGCAGTGAAATAAACTTCACCCGAACTAAATTAATGTTCAAATACATTAATATTCTTATTCTCTTTATTGCTTTTTTCCTATTAGCTATCGCCTGGGGAATGGGGCTTACAGAACTTTCCCTAATATTTTCTTCTGTGTTCGCGGTAATTGGGGTTGCACTTTTTGCTATCTGGTCAATTTTAAGTAATATCACTTCCGGGGTTATTCTTTTCTTTTCATTTCCGTATAAAATTGGTGACAAGATCAAAATACATGACAAAGATCTTCCTATTGAAGCTATTATTGAAGATATAAAGGCTTTTCATTTACATCTCAGGACTTTAGAAGGAGAATTAATTACTTATCCCAACAATCTCATTCTACAAAAAGCAGTCTCTTTGGTAGAAAAAGATGTTTACCTTGATGAGGATAAAAGCAGCCTCTAA